In one window of Aquamicrobium sp. DNA:
- a CDS encoding lipid A biosynthesis lauroyl acyltransferase, translated as MAGRAATFLRPLAARTLRILKRAEHWLVGQLAFAILWLLRLLPPDRALAFADRAARRIGPLTGRHRVALDNLRRAYPEKSEEEIRAIASDMWGNMARLAGEYLYLDRMFELKPGDGEQARIEISGEEIFLRLREEKKPHIFFTAHTGNFELLPVAASLYDLPVTALFRAPNNPYIAKYIFSTRAEAMGELIASRAGAAFGLARVLERDGNIGVLVDQKFRHGVPTTFFGLPCNTSPLVAKLARQYECDVYPARSIRLPGNRFRLEVYDRLVLPRTEKGTVDVNATCQLLNDVVEGWVREHPGQWMWFHKRWELDGRKKAKAAKPAPQS; from the coding sequence ATGGCCGGACGCGCGGCGACATTCCTGCGGCCGCTCGCCGCGCGCACGCTGCGCATTCTCAAGCGGGCGGAGCACTGGCTGGTCGGGCAGCTCGCCTTCGCCATATTGTGGCTGCTGCGCCTCCTGCCGCCCGACAGGGCGCTGGCCTTCGCCGACCGCGCCGCCCGGCGCATCGGGCCGCTCACCGGCCGCCACCGCGTCGCGCTCGACAATCTGCGCCGCGCCTACCCCGAGAAAAGCGAGGAGGAGATCCGCGCCATCGCCTCCGACATGTGGGGCAACATGGCGCGCCTTGCCGGCGAGTATCTCTATCTCGACCGGATGTTCGAGCTGAAGCCCGGCGACGGCGAGCAAGCGCGGATCGAGATTTCCGGCGAGGAGATTTTCCTGCGCCTGCGCGAGGAGAAGAAGCCGCACATCTTCTTCACCGCCCATACCGGCAATTTCGAGCTCTTACCGGTGGCGGCCTCGCTCTACGACCTGCCGGTGACGGCGCTGTTCCGCGCGCCGAACAACCCCTACATCGCGAAATACATCTTCTCGACCCGCGCCGAGGCGATGGGCGAGCTGATTGCCTCGCGCGCCGGCGCCGCTTTCGGCCTCGCCCGGGTGCTGGAGCGCGACGGCAATATCGGCGTGCTGGTCGACCAGAAGTTCAGGCACGGCGTGCCGACCACCTTCTTCGGCCTGCCCTGCAACACCAGCCCGCTCGTCGCCAAACTCGCCCGCCAGTACGAGTGCGACGTCTACCCCGCGCGCTCGATCCGCCTGCCGGGCAACCGCTTCCGGCTCGAGGTCTACGACAGGCTCGTCCTGCCGCGCACCGAAAAGGGCACGGTCGACGTCAACGCCACCTGCCAGCTGCTGAACGACGTGGTCGAGGGCTGGGTGCGCGAGCATCCCGGCCAGTGGATGTGGTTCCACAAGCGCTGGGAGCTCGACGGCAGGAAGAAGGCGAAGGCGGCGAAGCCCGCCCCTCAGTCCTGA
- a CDS encoding acetylornithine deacetylase/succinyl-diaminopimelate desuccinylase family protein — MNERLFRAVESRRDELVALTSDLIRFPTVNPPGEAYTPCAEYIGARLKQRGFQTKLVRGEGTPGDTNRYPRTNIVARREGRSPGATVHFNSHIDVVEAGEGWTVDPFAGTVKDGRVYGRGACDMKGGLAASIIAAEAFMEVFPDFPGAIEISGTVDEESGGFGGVAYLARQGLFSRPRVDHVIIPEPLNKDRICLGHRGVWWAEIETKGSIAHGSMPFLGDSAIRHMGAVLHAFEDELFPALDAKRTEMPVVPEGARRSTMNINSIHGGQTEDHFPGLPSPNVADSCRAVIDRRFLLEESLDEVKGEVTSILERLKRERPKFDYSIRDMMEVLPTMTERNAPVVTAVAEGIRQIFGREPDYVISPGTYDQKHIARIGHLHDCIAYGPGILDLAHRPDEWVGIDDMVESAKVMAISLDALLRGARQDSHAHDHGHGHRHG; from the coding sequence ATGAACGAACGTCTCTTCCGTGCAGTCGAAAGCCGACGCGACGAGCTCGTCGCCCTGACGTCGGACCTGATCCGCTTCCCGACGGTCAACCCGCCGGGAGAAGCCTATACGCCCTGCGCCGAATATATCGGCGCGCGGTTGAAGCAGCGCGGCTTCCAGACGAAGCTGGTTCGCGGCGAAGGCACGCCCGGCGACACCAATCGCTACCCGCGCACCAACATCGTGGCGCGGCGCGAGGGCCGCAGCCCCGGCGCGACCGTGCATTTCAACTCGCATATCGACGTGGTCGAGGCCGGCGAAGGCTGGACCGTCGATCCGTTCGCCGGCACGGTGAAGGACGGGCGCGTCTACGGGCGCGGCGCCTGCGACATGAAGGGCGGCCTCGCCGCCTCGATCATCGCGGCCGAAGCCTTCATGGAGGTCTTTCCCGACTTCCCCGGCGCGATCGAGATTTCCGGCACGGTGGACGAGGAATCCGGCGGCTTCGGCGGCGTCGCCTATCTGGCGCGGCAGGGCTTGTTCTCCCGCCCGCGCGTCGATCACGTCATCATCCCCGAGCCGCTGAACAAGGACCGCATCTGCCTCGGCCATCGCGGCGTCTGGTGGGCGGAGATCGAGACGAAGGGCTCCATCGCCCACGGCTCGATGCCCTTCCTCGGCGATTCGGCGATCCGCCACATGGGCGCGGTGCTCCACGCTTTCGAGGACGAGCTCTTTCCCGCGCTCGACGCCAAGCGGACCGAGATGCCCGTCGTGCCGGAAGGCGCGCGCCGCTCGACCATGAACATCAACTCGATCCATGGCGGCCAGACCGAGGACCATTTTCCCGGCCTTCCCTCGCCAAACGTCGCGGATTCATGCCGCGCGGTGATCGACCGCCGCTTCCTGCTCGAGGAATCGCTCGACGAGGTGAAGGGCGAGGTCACGTCCATTCTCGAGCGCCTGAAGCGCGAGCGGCCGAAATTCGACTATTCGATCCGCGACATGATGGAGGTGCTGCCGACCATGACCGAGCGCAACGCGCCGGTGGTGACGGCGGTGGCGGAAGGAATCCGGCAGATCTTCGGCCGCGAGCCGGACTACGTGATCTCGCCCGGCACCTACGACCAGAAGCACATCGCCCGCATTGGCCACCTGCACGACTGCATCGCCTACGGCCCCGGCATCCTCGATCTCGCCCACCGGCCGGACGAGTGGGTCGGCATCGACGACATGGTCGAATCGGCCAAGGTGATGGCGATCTCGCTCGACGCGCTGCTGCGCGGCGCGCGCCAGGATTCCCATGCCCACGATCATGGCCACGGCCACCGTCACGGATAG
- a CDS encoding L,D-transpeptidase, translating to MAGTRRFIATVAAGLALWTLPAVEAEAASLIARVDVAAQKMTVSRYGKVLHEWPVSTAAAGYTTPRGEYRPQRIHKMWHSRTYDMAPMPFAVFYDRGWAVHGTSAVSRLGSPASHGCVRLATPNAEIFYTLVRQVGPGNTRIIVQD from the coding sequence ATGGCGGGCACGAGGCGTTTCATTGCGACCGTGGCAGCGGGCCTCGCGCTGTGGACGCTCCCGGCCGTCGAGGCCGAGGCCGCGAGCCTCATCGCGCGCGTCGACGTCGCGGCGCAGAAGATGACCGTCTCGCGTTACGGCAAGGTGCTGCACGAATGGCCGGTCTCGACCGCGGCGGCGGGCTACACGACGCCGCGCGGCGAATACCGGCCGCAGCGCATCCACAAGATGTGGCATTCGCGCACCTACGACATGGCGCCGATGCCGTTCGCGGTGTTCTACGACCGCGGCTGGGCGGTGCACGGCACCTCGGCCGTGTCGCGCCTCGGCAGCCCCGCCTCGCATGGCTGCGTGCGGCTCGCTACGCCCAATGCCGAGATCTTCTACACGCTGGTCCGGCAGGTCGGGCCGGGCAACACCCGGATCATCGTTCAGGACTGA